From Sporosarcina sp. Te-1, the proteins below share one genomic window:
- the yhbY gene encoding ribosome assembly RNA-binding protein YhbY: MLTGKQKSYLRSEAHHLQPIFQIGKGGLTDSIIKQIEDALEARELIKVSILQNCEEDKNEIAGKIEAAGIEVVQIIGKILVLYKESKEKKRIQLP, encoded by the coding sequence ATGTTAACCGGTAAACAGAAAAGCTATCTTCGCAGTGAAGCGCACCATTTACAACCTATTTTCCAAATTGGAAAAGGTGGATTGACTGATTCAATCATTAAACAAATCGAGGATGCGCTGGAAGCAAGGGAATTGATCAAAGTGAGCATTCTGCAAAATTGTGAAGAAGATAAGAACGAAATTGCAGGAAAGATTGAGGCTGCGGGTATTGAGGTCGTACAAATCATAGGGAAAATCCTCGTCCTTTATAAGGAATCAAAAGAAAAGAAACGAATACAACTTCCATAA
- a CDS encoding nicotinate-nucleotide adenylyltransferase, whose protein sequence is MKRIGLLGGTFNPPHIGHLIIANEVKHALNLDEVRLMPASIPPHKLNPSDASPEQRLEMVKLSINGADGLTAFSFEVDRGGVSYTYDTVAALRSEEPDIQFHFIIGGDMIDMLPSWHRIEDLVKIVTFVGVGRPGTIGTTSFPVQMVEIPQIDLSSTVIRHRIQKGGTVAFLLPAAVERYIREEGLYVD, encoded by the coding sequence ATGAAACGGATCGGACTTCTAGGCGGCACTTTTAATCCGCCTCACATCGGGCATCTGATCATAGCGAACGAAGTGAAGCATGCGTTGAATTTGGATGAAGTGCGCCTGATGCCTGCCTCCATCCCTCCACATAAGTTGAATCCATCGGATGCATCGCCTGAGCAGAGGCTGGAAATGGTGAAACTTTCCATTAATGGTGCAGACGGTTTGACTGCTTTCTCTTTCGAAGTGGACCGTGGAGGTGTTTCCTATACGTACGATACGGTTGCCGCGTTACGGAGCGAGGAGCCTGATATCCAATTTCATTTTATTATCGGCGGAGATATGATTGACATGCTGCCATCGTGGCACCGGATCGAGGATTTAGTAAAGATTGTAACGTTTGTCGGTGTTGGAAGACCGGGTACAATAGGTACGACATCGTTTCCTGTTCAAATGGTGGAGATTCCGCAAATCGATCTCTCATCCACGGTGATCCGTCATCGGATCCAAAAAGGAGGTACGGTCGCTTTCCTTCTGCCGGCGGCGGTGGAAAGGTATATCCGAGAGGAGGGGTTGTATGTTGATTGA
- the aroE gene encoding shikimate dehydrogenase has protein sequence MKKWFAVIGDPIAQSMSPDMHSQWFAENGLDASYIPVHVTADRLEQAVSSLRELGCSGWNVTVPHKSAIIEYLDDIDPFARKMDAVNTVRVMEDGSLFGLNTDGIGFVRSLEEQFANSGKGKEVLLIGAGGAARGIGYALVSEGYGPITCVNRTFAKAERLAGELHAGAMPIEDAVKQIAKFGLIIQTTSVGMNFADSGMPLDPTRIKPETIVCDIIYNPLETQFLELARKAGGLTMNGVGMFVHQGARSFRNWTGMEPDTKQMIETITKKLGGI, from the coding sequence ATGAAAAAATGGTTTGCGGTCATCGGGGATCCGATTGCTCAATCCATGTCTCCTGACATGCACTCCCAGTGGTTTGCAGAAAATGGGCTGGATGCCTCTTATATCCCGGTCCATGTAACCGCAGATCGTTTGGAACAAGCTGTGAGTAGTTTGCGGGAACTCGGATGCAGCGGTTGGAATGTCACCGTACCTCATAAAAGTGCGATCATTGAGTACCTGGATGATATTGATCCATTCGCACGGAAAATGGACGCGGTCAATACGGTACGGGTAATGGAGGATGGTTCGCTGTTCGGCTTGAATACGGATGGAATCGGATTTGTCCGATCGCTCGAGGAGCAGTTTGCAAATTCCGGAAAAGGAAAAGAAGTTCTGCTAATCGGCGCTGGAGGCGCAGCGAGAGGCATAGGTTATGCTCTTGTGTCGGAAGGATATGGCCCGATCACCTGCGTAAACCGCACGTTTGCGAAAGCAGAACGGTTGGCCGGGGAATTGCATGCTGGTGCCATGCCGATCGAGGATGCTGTTAAGCAGATAGCCAAGTTCGGTTTGATTATACAAACGACTTCTGTGGGCATGAACTTTGCGGATAGCGGGATGCCGCTCGATCCGACAAGAATAAAGCCCGAAACAATTGTTTGCGATATCATCTATAACCCATTGGAAACACAGTTTTTGGAACTTGCCCGCAAAGCAGGCGGGCTTACGATGAACGGAGTTGGGATGTTCGTTCATCAGGGGGCGCGTTCCTTCCGAAATTGGACAGGAATGGAACCTGACACGAAACAAATGATAGAGACTATTACAAAAAAGCTCGGAGGAATATGA